The Podospora pseudocomata strain CBS 415.72m chromosome 3, whole genome shotgun sequence genome window below encodes:
- a CDS encoding hypothetical protein (EggNog:ENOG503NZGU; CAZy:GH131), with amino-acid sequence MHKHGIPLLFASLVTSVSAQSCRLQFDGRVPPSFGVAGFDTPNNFFSETNVLGAGLSFSQLIQLPAISASLFDIETIPIEVTISDASIFNGQTGFRRAELLPASNSGIDDSTTGIKTLHFSIGKDAQRPLNLSHEYQLVFLESNDFSTNQFVLKTGSILGGDTAVDPDTLQFFGDVNQTPSKLLFSVPFLDGVFHNFAVTLDFDALTTQVFFSAGGDPLEAVTQVISNNVSGQGQFYFGLLKKLTDAVGDITRNGFQEDGIDEGIIFDGIFQEDSSAGCVSLRP; translated from the exons ATGCACAAACACGGaattcctcttctcttcgcTTCGCTGGTTACCTCCGTTTCTGCCCAGAGCTGCCGTCTTCAGTTTGATGGCCGCGTTCCGCCAAGCTTCGGTGTCGCTGGTTTCGACACTCCAAATAACTTTTTCAGCGAGACCAATGTGCTCGGAGCTGGGCTCAGCTTCAGCCAGCTCATCCAGCTGCCCGCCATCTCTGCTTCTCTG TTCGACATTGAGACTATTCCCATAGAAGTGACCATCAGTGACGCGTCCATCTTCAACGGCCAGACTGGTTTCCGTCGCGCTGAGCTCCTTCCTGCCAGCAACTCTGGCATCGACGACAGCACCACAGGCATCAAGACCCTCCATTTCAGCATAGGCAAGGACGCACAACGCCCGCTGAATCTGTCTCACGAATATCAGCTGGTGTTTCTTGAAAGCAACGATTTTAGCACCAATCAGTTCGTCTTGAAAACGGGCAGCATTCTGGGTGGTGACACAGCTGTCGACCCTGATACCCTACAGTTCTTTGGAGATGTCAACCAAACCCCATCAAAACTTCTCTTCAGCGTCCCATTTCTGGACGGTGTTTTCCACAACTTTGCTGTTACACTAGACTTTGACGCCCT CACTACCCAGGTCTTTTTTTCAGCCGGCGGGGATCCCCTTGAGGCCGTGACCCAGGTCATCTCCAACAACGTCAGCGGGCAAGGACAGTTCTACTTTGGCTTGCTCAAAAAGCTGACTGATGCGGTTGGCGATATTACAAGAAACGGGTTTCAAGAAGACGGTATCGACGAGGGCATCATCTTTGACGGCATCTTCCAAGAGGACAGCTCGGCGGGTTGCGTCAGCTTGCGGCCGTGA
- a CDS encoding hypothetical protein (COG:S; EggNog:ENOG503PDJF) encodes MITAMAGSASGSRAATLLTLIALSLGDVADAKFLSMPFTTDFDIFGSGTYGPDGPWQAVGVLLGSHERKSHLVPLEGPTVAVWPTAASMVALHSTKAGGKYNITRSGNASEPFLKITEGTSEDNASALFRFADLNSNHRTSGLMVVDAMTFTNLRFEEPGYANVQATIYVMDSSVITYPNNRTSKPTVGVLGFGRPSDLNFRGTSVLVQMKEAGLISSSSFGLHIASVPLKQRGSLILGGYEENRVIGPVGVFTKTTGLPVTYLTDVSIGYEGATEKDREDGSVWPNPVPDEASRVGLARFMQPSENGIIAIPNPAVPGIYLPPPVCANAATKLPVVWKEDLGYYLWDTTDPRYDTVMNFGGYMAFTFLDSTAANITIKIPFKLLNLTLEAPIVDEPVPYFPCHDTDSYNTGIWELGRAFLQGAFFGVNYDTNVTFLAQAPGPDMEQSVTRSLEPTDRNMTGLPVKAFVNSWRKQWPELVIPDTESTLSPGALAGIITGTLAVVGLLTAVGWFVWRRRQRGRGAQQLSGEQPSDSEMKSVSELGIRDKVEAKICPYPEKPFVEIGDSTVLELDSRSVTSVRTVRTARDLSQFSEAPDSPGVYEMPADNPFVDRQRDKEKEADRESQR; translated from the coding sequence ATGATAACAGCGATGGCGGGTTCGGCTTCTGGATCGAGGGCAGCGACCTTGTTGACCCTCATTGCTTTGTCCTTGGGAGACGTTGCCGACGCAAAATTTCTTTCCATGCCTTTCACCACCGACTTCGACATCTTTGGCTCAGGTACCTACGGCCCAGATGGACCATGGCAGGCTGTCGGCGTCCTGCTCGGGAGCCATGAGCGCAAGTCCCACCTCGTGCCTCTCGAGGGTCCCACTGTGGCGGTCTGGCCTACGGCGGCCTCGATGGTAGCCCTTCACTCGACCAAGGCTGGTGGCAAGTACAACATCACCCGCTCCGGCAACGCATCCGAACCATTCCTCAAGATCACCGAGGGCACATCCGAAGACAACGCCTCGGCCCTTTTCCGCTTCGCAGATCTGAACTCCAACCACAGGACATCCGGCCTCATGGTTGTCGACGCAATGACCTTTACCAACCTGCGATTCGAGGAGCCCGGGTACGCCAACGTCCAGGCCACGATCTATGTGATGGACTCATCCGTCATCACTTATCCCAACAACAGAACGTCTAAGCCGACCGTCGGGGTCCTAGGCTTTGGACGACCGAGCGACCTGAACTTTCGCGGGACGAGCGTTCTGGTCCAGATGAAGGAGGCCGGTCTCATATCGTCCAGCTCGTTTGGGCTGCACATCGCGAGCGTACCACTGAAGCAGCGGGGTTCGCTAATCTTGGGGGGATACGAAGAAAACAGAGTTATAGGTCCCGTAGGCGTCTTCACAAAGACAACTGGCCTGCCAGTCACCTATCTCACCGACGTCAGCATCGGATACGAGGGCGCCACAGAGAAGGACAGGGAAGACGGGAGCGTGTGGCCCAACCCAGTACCAGACGAAGCGAGCAGAGTCGGTCTCGCGCGATTCATGCAGCCATCAGAAAACGGCATCATCGCCATTCCCAACCCAGCAGTTCCCGGCATctacctccctcctcccgtGTGCGCCAACGCAGCGACGAAGCTCCCTGTTGTATGGAAGGAAGACCTCGGGTATTATCTCTGGGACACAACAGACCCCCGTTACGACACGGTGATGAACTTTGGCGGCTACATGGCTTTCACCTTCCTCGactcaacagcagccaacatcaccatcaaaatCCCATTCAAACTGCTCAATCTCACACTGGAGGCACCGATTGTCGACGAGCCGGTCCCCTATTTTCCATGCCACGACACCGACAGCTACAACACCGGCATCTGGGAACTTGGCCGAGCTTTTCTCCAGGGAGCTTTCTTTGGCGTCAACTACGACACAAACGTCACGTTTCTGGCGCAGGCCCCAGGCCCTGATATGGAACAAAGTGTGACACGATCCTTGGAGCCCACAGATCGAAACATGACCGGTCTGCCCGTCAAGGCATTCGTCAATAGCTGGCGGAAACAATGGCCGGAGCTTGTGATTCCTGATACCGAGTCCACTCTCAGCCCGGGAGCTCTGGCAGGTATCATCACTGGGACCCTAGCGGTTGTTGGTCTACTCACGGCTGTTGGCTGGTTTGTCTGGCGGCGGAGACAACGGGGTAGGGGGGCGCAGCAGTTATCGGGGGAGCAGCCGTCGGATTCTGAAATGAAGTCCGTGAGTGAATTGGGCATCCGGGACAAGGTTGAAGCAAAAATATGCCCTTACCCGGAGAAGCCGTTTGTGGAGATAGGCGATAGCACAGTCCTGGAGCTGGACTCGAGAAGTGTAACAAGTGTGAGGACCGTGAGGACGGCGCGGGATCTGTCCCAGTTCAGCGAGGCACCGGACTCACCGGGCGTATACGAGATGCCTGCTGATAATCCATTTGTGGACCGGCAAAGGGAtaaagagaaggaggcggacAGGGAAAGTCAACGGTGA
- a CDS encoding hypothetical protein (COG:O; MEROPS:MER0078639; EggNog:ENOG503P03Y) encodes MLPSLLFTLLSGAAFIHPTIASPSVILEKVEAKSIPPGWSFDHNAISTDKITLTIALKEPGFADVKARLHQRQFGGNNHHLSRDQLHTYLQPKNKNIETVKSWLRSNAGVKNVHVQGSLLSFEATAQQVKDLFSADLKYYTYSSDDDDENILRTTALRALSYSIPSWLRAYIDFVHPITNFMPPRKAGRPTKKPTPNKPTTTKKASSSSAKATPTKKATSTTTKRTSPTTPKVLTSTTTRRTSTTTIKKTSSSTKKPTTTSRPIGIPIITSALSQETGLPDPEEPYEGNYPCLVATSPRCIKQLYNITYPPYNPASSPRSPVNFGVAGFLEQWILHADVADFLSQYQPDYLYRSATPTGPYNFTVELINGGINPQNDPANAGIEASLDVEYAMALGYPTNVIYYVTGGRGTKLDRDGNPSSPEETDNEPYLEFLEALLAKPDAELPHVLSISYADDEISVPRPYALRVCDLFAALAARGVSTFVASGDGGAAGTGQTRCVMNDGSGQKKMFIPTFPASCPYVTAVGAVDNVAPPFTGEDFSAGGFSNYFDRPSWQDEAVKPYVDGFVSRGDSRVGLFNSTGRAMPDISAIGSGFQIIMGGEMSEVLGTSASAPVVAAMVALINDARMRAGKQSLGWLNPLLYSAKVRAVLRDVTVGESYGCLFPDGSTQDGWPAVQGYDCVTGLGAVRQFDELMEALL; translated from the coding sequence ATGCTACCCTCACTTCTCTTCACCCTGCTGAGCGGTGCCGCTTTCATCCATCCCACCATTGCCTCTCCATCCGTCATCCTTGAAAAAGTCGAAGCCAAATCCATTCCACCAGGCTGGTCATTCGACCACaacgccatctccaccgaTAAAATCACACTCACCATCGCCCTCAAAGAGCCTGGCTTTGCCGATGTCAAAGCAAGGCTACACCAACGCCAGTTTGGGGgtaacaaccaccacctttcAAGAGATCAGCTCCACACTTACCTCCAGCCCAAAAACAAGAATATCGAAACAGTAAAATCCTGGCTAAGGTCCAACGCAGGAGTCAAAAATGTCCACGTCCAGGGGAGTTTGCTCTCCTTTGAGGCAACAGCGCAACAAGTCAAGGACTTGTTCTCTGCTGATCTGAAGTATTACACTTACTCttccgacgatgacgacgagaaTATCCTCAGGACCACCGCTCTCAGGGCGTTGTCGTATAGCATCCCATCCTGGCTCCGTGCCTACATCGACTTTGTGCACCCCATAACCAACTTCATGCCCCCGCGTAAAGCAGGTCGTCCGACCAAAAAGCCAACTCCCAAtaagccaaccaccaccaagaaagcaTCATCTTCAAGCGCAAAAGCAACCCCGACCAAGAAAGCAACCTCGACCACCACAAAGAGGACATCCCCTACCACCCCGAAGGTTCTAACTTCAACAACCACTAGAAGGACCTCAACCACTACCATCAAAAAGACAAGCTCCTCTaccaagaaaccaaccaccacctcccggCCCATAGGCATCCCAATCATCACCTCGGCGCTCTCCCAAGAAACCGGTCTCCCAGATCCGGAAGAGCCCTACGAAGGCAACTACCCTTGCCTTGTAGCCACCTCCCCTCGCTGTATTAAGCAGCTCTACAACATTACCTACCCGCCCTACAACCCCGCTAGCTCCCCCCGTTCCCCCGTAAACTTTGGTGTCGCGGGCTTCCTAGAACAATGGATCCTCCACGCCGACGTCGCCGACTTTCTCTCTCAATACCAACCCGACTACCTCTACCGGTCCGCCACTCCCACCGGTCCCTACAACTTCACAGTCGAGCTCATCAATGGCGGCATAAACCCCCAAAACGACCCCGCCAACGCCGGAATAGAAGCCAGTCTGGATGTCGAGTACGCCATGGCGCTCGGGTACCCTACCAATGTCATCTACTACGTCACCGGAGGCAGAGGAACAAAACTCGACCGTGAcggcaacccctcctcccccgaagAAACAGACAACGAGCCCTACCTCGAGTTCCTCgaagccctcctcgccaaaccAGACGCCGAACTCCCCCACGTCCTGAGCATCAGCtacgccgacgacgagatcTCCGTTCCCCGACCCTACGCCCTCCGAGTCTGCGATTTATTCGCCGCCCTTGCAGCGCGGGGCGTCTCGACCTTTGTCGCGAGCGGCGACGGCGGAGCAGCGGGGACAGGCCAAACCCGCTGCGTCATGAACGACGGGTCCGGGCAGAAGAAAATGTTCATCCCCACCTTCCCCGCCAGCTGCCCCTACGTCACCGCCGTCGGGGCGGTAGACAACGTCGCGCCGCCGTTTACGGGAGAGGACTTCAGCGCCGGGGGGTTCAGCAACTACTTTGACCGCCCAAGCTGGCAAGACGAGGCCGTCAAGCCTTACGTCGACGGGTTCGTCAGTCGCGGTGACTCACGGGTGGGGCTCTTCAACAGCACGGGGCGGGCGATGCCGGATATTAGCGCTATCGGGTCCGGGTTTCAGATCATCATGGGTGGAGAAATGAGCGAGGTCTTGGGCACCAGCGCGAGCGCGCCTGTCgtggcggccatggtggcTTTGATCAACGACGCGAGGATGCGCGCGGGGAAACAGAGTCTCGGCTGGCTGAACCCTCTGCTGTATTCGGCAAAGGTGAGGGCAGTGCTTAGGGATGTGACGGTGGGCGAGAGCTATGGGTGCCTGTTTCCTGATGGCAGCACGCAGGATGGGTGGCCTGCCGTTCAGGGGTACGATTGTGTTACGGGTCTTGGTGCTGTCAGGCAGTTTGacgagctcatggaagccCTGCTGTAG